The following is a genomic window from Amycolatopsis cihanbeyliensis.
CGGGAGATCAGCTCGAACCGGTGCAGCGTGGCCAGGCCGAACTTCTCCGGCACCCCGGTCACCGGCGGCTCGGCGTCGATGGCGAGCCGCATCGCGTCGATGGCCGTGTTCGCCTCGGTGTTCACCACGATCCCGCGGGCCGAGCCGAGGTTGCGCACCTCCCGCTCGGTCGGCGCGAAATGGATGTCGGTGAGCCGCGCGGCGATCTTGCGGTTCAGCTCCTCCGGCAGCGGGCTGAGCAGGCTGCCGCTGCGCGCCCCCGCCTCGACATGCGCGACCCGCGCACCCAGCATCCGCTTGCCGATCAGCGCGCCGTACGGCGTGGTGAACGTGTCGCCGTGCACCATCACCAGCGGCGGCCTGCCGTCCTCGGCCAGCGCAGCTCGCAGCTCCGAGCGCATCGACCACGCGGTGCGGGCCACCGTGCTGGCCCAGCCGGGAACCTGCGCCGGGGTCCGCAACCCCTGTGCCCGCTCGCGGGGCACCAGCCAGACGTCCGGCTCCGGCAGCCGCAGGTCGGCGAGGGTGTCCGCGACCTCGTCCACGTGCTGCGCGGTGAACCAGATCTTCGGAGTGGTGCCACGGTCCGCGATCGCGTGATAAACGGGCGCGATCTTGATGAGCTCCGCGGTTGTGCCGACGAGAAACGCGATCACGACAAGTCTTTTCTACTGGGCGCCGGGACGCGGTCAGGATACTGCGTGCGGCCCGGACGGCCGCGGGCGGTAGCCTCGCTCGCGATGAACCCGAACACGCCCAGCATGAGTGTGGTCGTCCCGGTCTTCAACGAGCAGGACTGGATCGGCCGTTGCCTCGACGCGCTCGCCGGCGCCGCCGCGCGGGCGGAGTGGCCGGTGGAAATCATCGTCGTGGACGACGGCAGCACCGACCGGACACCGGAGGTACTGGCCCAGCGCACCGGCGTGACGGTGCTCAGCCAGCCGAACCGGGGCCGGTTCGAGGCGCGCAGGGCCGGGCTCGCCAAGGCGAGCGGGGACCGGGTGCTGCTGCTGGACAGCAGGGTGATCGTGGACACCGACTCGCTGCGGTTTCTGCGGGCCCAATTCGCCGACAATCCGGACCGAATCGTATGGAACGGTCATATCAACGTCGCGTCCGAGCGGAATCCTTATGCCGGATTCATGGCGGGCCTGGTGACGGTGCCGTGGCGCCGTTACTTCGCCAACCCGAAGCTGACCTCGTTCGGCATCGAGGAGTTCGATCTCTTTCCGAAGGGGACGACGTTCTTCTGTGCCCCGAAAGAGCTGCTGGAGGGCTCCGCCGAGGCGTTCGCATCGCTCTATGACGACGTTCGCCTCGCCAGCGACGACACCAGGATGTTGCGCTGGATAGCGGAACGGGAACGCATCCACATCGCGCCGGAATTCGCGGCCACCTACCACGGCCGGGACAGCCTGCGGAAGTTCGCCGCGCAGTCCTACTTCCGGGGGACCACCTACGTCGACTCCTACCTGGCCTCGCCAGGCCCCGCGCGGAACGCGCTGTTCGCGGCGCTCGGACTCGGCGCGGCCGGTGTCGGGCTACTGGCCAAGCGGCCGAAGACCACGGTGGCGCTCGGGGTCGCCGGCTCGGCCGCGGCCGGCACCGTGGTGAGACGGTGCGGTGCGACGAACGCCGAAGCGCGGGCCGTCGCCGGGCTACTACCCCTGTTCGCTACCGGGTTCGGAGCGGGCGTGCTGCGTGGGCTGGTGCTCGCGCTGCGGGCCCGGCTTCGTAGAGGGACCGCACGCTGATGGCCACCGCGACGGAGGGGACGCGCCGGTCGGTCGGCAAGGTGGGCGTGGCGCTGATCATCGGTTCCCTGCTCGGCTATGCGCTTACGGTCGCGGTGGGCAGGCTGCTCACGCCCGCGGAGTTCGCGGTGTTCATCACCTTCTGGGGCATCGTGTTCGGCCTCGGCAGCGCGCTGTCGCCGCTGGAACAGGAGGTGTCCCGGCTGTCCGCGGTGGCCGCGCGGGACGGCGGACGGGCGGGTAGGGACGCGCTGCGTTCGCTGGCCGTCGGCGCGGCGGTGGTCGTGCTCGCGGCGCTGGTCTTGCTGATCCCCGCGGTGAACGAGCGGGTGTTCGAGGAACACTACGGCCTGGCCGTGGTAGTACTGGTCGCGGCGGTCGCTTTCGCGGTGCAGTTCGCCGTGCGCGGCCTGCTGATGGGGCAGGAGCAGGTGACGCCGTACTCCTGGTTGCTCATCGTGGAGGCCGGGGTCCGGCCGTTGCTGGTCGCCGCGATCGCGCTGGCCGGGCTCACCGGCATGATCCCGCTGGCGCTCGCGGTCGGCGCGGGTTCCTTCGCCTGGGTGGTCTTCGCCCGGCGGGCACGCGGGCTGGTCGACGGCGCGCGGCCCGGCGAACCGTGGGGCCCGGTCTCCCGCCGGGTGCTCACGCTGATGCTGAGCGCGGCACTCACCGCGAGCGTGATCACCGGATACCCGGCGATGGCGCGCCTGCTCGCCCCGGAGGGCGACGAGGACCGGATGGGCGCGCTGTTCGCCGCGTTGACGGTCGCCCGGATCCCATTGTTGATGTTCGCCGCGGTGCAGGCGCTTGCGGTGCCCGCCGTGGTCAAGCTGTCCGGCAGCGAGGAGGGTGTGCGCCGGCTGCGCAGGCTGCTCGCGCTCGGCACCGTCGGGGCGCTGGCGCTGGCCGCGGTCGGCGCGCTGGTCGGCCTGCTGGTCGGCCCGTGGCTGGTCAGCCTTTTCTACGGACAGGACTACCAGGTGGACGGGCCCGCGGTGGCCGGCCTGGTCTGGTCCTCGGTACTGCTCGCGATGATCCAACTGCTGTCCGCCGTGCTGGTGGCGCGAACGCAGGCCAACCGGATGCTGGTCACCTGGGCTGTGATCGCGGTGAGCAGCGCGCTGGTGCTGAGCTTCTGGCCGGGCGACACCGTGCTGCGGGCGGTGCTGGGCCTGGTGATCGGGCCGACCGTGGGGCTCGTGGTCGCACTCGTCTTCGTTTCTCAACGCACGAGCGTGCGGGATAGGTCTGCTACCCGATGAATGTTCTGCTTGTTCTGCTGGCGTTCTGGCTGCCGGGTCTGGCCGTGGGCGCGGCGATCCGCCTGCGCGGCTGGACACTGGCCGCGGCGGCGCCCGCGCTGACCTTCGGCACCGTGGCGATCGGCATCCTGGTACTCGGCAAGCTGGGCATCACCTGGAACCTGCTGAACATCGCCCTGTGGGCCGGGGTCGTCGCGCTGCTGCTCGGTGCGATCTCCTACCTGCTGTACCGGCGCCGCCCGGACCGCGGGGAGGAAGACCAGCCCCGCCCGCTCACCGACCACCTGCTGATCGGCGCGGGCGTTCTCGCCGGGATGGCGGTCGGTGCCGTGGCCTTCCTGCGCGGCATCGGCGGCCTCGGCCGGATCAGCCAGGAATGGGACGCCTCTTTCCACGCCAACGCGGTCCGCTGGATCGCGGAGACCGGTTCGGCGCTGCCCTCGAACCTCGGCACCATCGCCAACCAGCCGGACAACGCGGGTTACTTCTACCCGGACACCTATCACGCGCTGCTGGCACCGCTGTTCGGGATGGCGGGCCTGGATGTGCCGCAGCTGCTCAACATCGCGGCGCTGGCCGTGGTGCTGGCCTGGCCGCTGGGGATCGCCGCGCTGACAGCGGCCTGGCGGATGCCGCCGCTGGCGGTCGCCGGGGCCGCCGCGATCTCCACCTGGTTCACCGCGTTCCCGTACGACTCGCTGGCCCGCGGTCCACTGTGGCCG
Proteins encoded in this region:
- a CDS encoding UDP-N-acetylglucosamine 2-epimerase, whose amino-acid sequence is MIAFLVGTTAELIKIAPVYHAIADRGTTPKIWFTAQHVDEVADTLADLRLPEPDVWLVPRERAQGLRTPAQVPGWASTVARTAWSMRSELRAALAEDGRPPLVMVHGDTFTTPYGALIGKRMLGARVAHVEAGARSGSLLSPLPEELNRKIAARLTDIHFAPTEREVRNLGSARGIVVNTEANTAIDAMRLAIDAEPPVTGVPEKFGLATLHRFELISRGDKYREVLEMLREHASSRMPVLYLAGGPERERIARLGLEGLFDDERFIIQPKLRYLQFLPLMARAQFVVTDSGGLQEECAYLGLPCAIHRQRTERLQGIGSNIVLTELRAEVLSDFLNTYETRRVESTLDRYHPSRIIVDTLTQLGYC
- a CDS encoding glycosyltransferase family 2 protein; this translates as MNPNTPSMSVVVPVFNEQDWIGRCLDALAGAAARAEWPVEIIVVDDGSTDRTPEVLAQRTGVTVLSQPNRGRFEARRAGLAKASGDRVLLLDSRVIVDTDSLRFLRAQFADNPDRIVWNGHINVASERNPYAGFMAGLVTVPWRRYFANPKLTSFGIEEFDLFPKGTTFFCAPKELLEGSAEAFASLYDDVRLASDDTRMLRWIAERERIHIAPEFAATYHGRDSLRKFAAQSYFRGTTYVDSYLASPGPARNALFAALGLGAAGVGLLAKRPKTTVALGVAGSAAAGTVVRRCGATNAEARAVAGLLPLFATGFGAGVLRGLVLALRARLRRGTAR